The proteins below come from a single Drosophila kikkawai strain 14028-0561.14 chromosome 3R, DkikHiC1v2, whole genome shotgun sequence genomic window:
- the glec gene encoding gliolectin yields MTLCPPINLHATHRPSALRPAPSPSERKSIARNLFGNAPGDSNIDELLAKEQRKMLIRIKECYNFDILAEEQREQEAAEITGQRFPYQSVVTPPLSDSATTSPKSCPEATPPSMGAGVAISAQQISIAIKRMSSNSSSDLASSSTIHGLKRKYRVRKNVPKIIKMSYEISNNINNSNNNVDNGTCELGNAEQ; encoded by the exons ATGACTCTGTGTCCGCCAATAAATCTGCATGCCACCCACCGCCCCAGCGCCCTACGTCCGGCGCCATCGCCCTCGGAACGGAAGAGCATCGCCCGGAATTTGTTTGGCAACGCGCCCGGCGACTCGAACATCGAcgagctgctggccaaggagcagcGCAAGATGCTGATCCGCATCAAGGAGTGCTACAACTTCGACATCCTGGCGGAGGAGCAGCGCGAGCAGGAGGCGGCGGAGATAACTGGACAGCGGTTTCCCTACCAATCGGTCGTCACACCACCGCTCAGCGATTCCGCCACCACCAGCCCCAAATCCTGTCCAGAAGCAACACCGCCCTCGATGGGCGCCGGCGTGGCCATTTCCGCCCAACAGATCTCCATTGCCATCAAGCGGATGAGCAGCAACAGTTCATCGGATctcgccagcagcagcacgatACATGGCCTGAAAC GCAAGTATCGCGTTCGCAAAAATGTGCCAAAAATCATCAAGATGAGTTACGAgatcagcaacaacatcaacaacagcaacaacaatgtggATAATGGGACTTGCGAATTGGGGAATGCGGAGCAGTGA